The region CGCGGCGGGCGAGCGGCGATCGGGCGTGACGGAGATCGGTTATATGCTGGTCCGCTCCGCCTGGGGGCATGGCTATGCACGCGAGGCGGTGTCGCGGGTGATCGACCTGCTGGTGCGCGAGGAAGGGCATCGCAAGATCTTCGCCGATACCGATCCCGACAATGCGGCGTCCAACGCGCTGCTCGCGTCGCTCGGTTTCCACCGCGAGGGCCTGCTGCGCGCGGAATGGGAAACGCATATCGGCGTGCGCGACACCGTGGCCTGGGGCCTGCTCGCCGACGAATGGACCAGCCGATGATGACCCCACCCGATCTGAACGACGCGGCGCAGCGTGCCGCGTACCGCCGCGAACTGCGCTACGTCGCGCGGCCGTTGCGGCTGGCCGGACTGGCGTTCGCCCTGCTCGGCGTGCTGCTGGTCGTCGGACGGCTGCTGTGGTGGCGGGCGATGCCGATCGCCATCCCGGCGGCGGCGTTGGCGCTGGGCGCGTTCAACATGGTGGCGGGGATGGCGATCCGCACGCTGTATCACGCGCGGCGGATGCGGGGGGAATAGGGGCGGCATCCGTTCGAGTTAGAACGGGTTACCTCATAGCCGTCTGTGCTGAGCTCGTCGAAGCACTGCCTTTCTCATCTGCCGTCGAAAAGAAGGACAGCCCTTCGACAAGCTCAGGGCAGACGGGTGGAGGCCATGCGAGCATCCAGAAAAAGGCTCAATACCCCGCCGCGAGTTCCACCGCGCGGGTCATCAGGCCGGCGAAGCGGGCATCGTCCACCGCCGCCTCGGTATCGTTCCAGCTGGCCGACATGGCATACCAGCGTCCGTCCTTCGCCTGCGCGAGGAAGCTCATCGCGATCACGCCGGGTTCGGACCCGCCCTTGTAGCCGAGATATTGCCACTTGCCCGCCGGCCCTGCGCCGACGCCGGAATTCTTGGCGAGGATCGCGCGGGCGCGAGTTGCGGGGCCGGTTTCGCTGTGGCGGCGGAGCCAGTCCAGCGTGCGGATGATGTCGGCGGGCGAGGCGAACCATTCCAGCTCGTCGATCCGCACCGGCTTGCCGTCGACGAACAGGCTCTTGTCGATCGCCGCGTTGGGCATCGCCGCGACCTCGCCGTCGAGCAACGCGCGGCGTCCCGCGATATCGAGTGCCGCCCAGCGCGCGCCCAATGGGCTGCCCTTCAGCTTGAACAGTTCCAGCGGCCCGAGGAATGGCTGCATGCCCCTGGGGTTCCTGATTCCCACCACCGGCAGCATCGCCTCCACCTTGTCGCGACCGAGCGCGCGCAGCAGGATGTCGGTCGCGCTGTTGTCGCTGACCGAGATCATTCGCTCGGCGAGCTCATAGAGCGACACTTTGGTGCCGACCGGTGCCTGCGTGTAGCCGCCGCCGGGCAGCGGGCGACCGTCCAGGGTGACGGTGTCGTCCCAGTGCCGCATCCCCGCCGCGATGCCGCGTACCAGTTCGGCGAGGATGACGAGCTTGAATTCCGATCCGATCGCGAAGACCGTATCGGCGCCGCGCTGGCTGAGCATTTCGGGCGCGCCGGCACCGAGTTTCGCCAGCGCGAAGCCGGTCCGGCCGGGCAGCTTGGCGAGTCCCGCATCGACGGCGGCGAGCGAGGCCTCGCTGCTCGACATGCCGGTGATGCGCAGACCGATGATCTGGTGCGTCTGCGGATCGACCGCGATCTGCGCGCTGGCCCGGCCGCGTTCATAGGCGATGACGATCGCCGCGCTCCACGGATTGACCGGGGCGACGCTTTCGATGCGGATCGCCTTTCCGCCGGTCGCGGTGAGTTGCTTGGCGAATCCGTCGAAGGCCGTTTTCGGCACCGCGCCGATGAATGTGGGCGAGAAGGCGGCGGTGTAATCGCCGCCGCCGTTGAACAGCGGGATGAGATCTTCGATGCGGCGCTGCAGCTCGGGGGCGGGCTGGATCGCGGGTGCGGCGGCCGGCACCGTCTGGGCGGTCGCGGGGAGGGCGATCAGGAGGGCAAAGCTGGCGAGGGCGTGGCGCATGTGGGTCGGTGTCCTTCGAACTGATCCTCCCCGGCACGGGGAGGGGGACCATGAGCATTCAGCGAATGGTGGAGGGGGCTCTCCGCGAGCGAAGCGCTACTGGCCCGCCCCCTCCGTCAGCCTGCGGCTGCCACCTCCCCGTGCCGGGGAGGAGCGCCATCCTCAAGCGTCGATCGCCTCCTCGTCGATCCGCGCCGCATTCTCCTGGATGAAGGCGAAGCGGTGCGCGGGGTTGTTGCCCATCAGGCGATCGACCAGATCCTTCACGCCCGCGCGTTCCTCATATTCCTGTGGCAGGGTGATGCGCAGCATGCTGCGCGTCTTCGGGTCCATCGTCGTTTCGCGCAGCTGCATCGGGTTCATTTCGCCAAGGCCCTTGAAGCGCGCGACATCGACCTTCTTGCCCTTGAACGCGCCGTTCTCGATCTTCGTCCGGTCGGTATCGTCCATCGCGTAGAGCGACTTGGTGCCGGCGGTCAGGCGGTAGAGCGGCGGCTGCGCGAGATAGAGGTGCCCGCGCCGCACGAGTTCCGGCATCTCCTGGAAGAAGAAGGTCATCAGCAGGGTCGCGATATGCGCGCCGTCGACATCGGCGTCGGTCATGATGACGATGCGTTCGTAGCGCAGGTTTTCCGCCACGCAATCCTTGCGCGTGCCGCAGCCCAACGCCTGGATCAGATCGGCGATCTCGGAGTTGGCGGCGATCTTCTGCAACGTCGCCGATGCCACGTTCAGGATCTTGCCGCGAATGGGCAGGATCGCCTGCGTCTTGCGGTCGCGCGCCTGTTTGGCGCTGCCGCCGGCGCTGTCGCCCTCGACGATGAAGAGTTCGGTGCCCTTGGGGTCGTCCGACGAGCAGTCGGTGAGCTTGCCCGGCAGGCGCAATTTGCGCGCCGACGTGGCGGTCTTGCGCTTGACCTCGCGTTCCTGCTTGCGGCGCAGGCGTTCGTCCATCCGCTCCAGGATGTAGCCGAGCAAAGCCTTGCCGCGGTCCATGTTGCGGCTGAGCCAATGGTCGAAATGGTCGCGCATCGCCTTTTCGACCAGTGCGGCGGCCTCCGGGCTTGTCAGGCGATCCTTGGTCTGGCTCTGGAATTGCGGTTCGCGGATGAACACGCTGAGCATCAATTCGCTGCCGACCATCACGTCGTCCGCCGTGATATCCTTCGCCTTCTTATTCCCCACCAAGTCGCCGAACCCGCGCAGGCCGCGCACCAGAGCGGCGCGCAGGCCCGCTTCGTGCGTGCCGCCGTCGGGCGTGGGGATGGTGTTGCAATACCAGCTGTAGGACCCGTCGCTCCACAGCGGCCACGCAACCGCCCATTCGGCGCGGCCCTGATTCTCGCCCGGGAAATCCTGCGATCCGGCGAAGAAGTCGGCGGTGGCGCATTCGCGCCCGGCGATCTGGTCCTTGAGGTGGTCGGCGAGGCCGCCGGGGAACTGGAACACCGCCTCGGCCGGCGTGTCGTCGGAGATCAGGTCCGGCGAACATTTCCAGCGGATCTCGACGCCGGCGAACAGATACGCCTTGGAGCGCGCCAGCTTGTAAAGCCGCGCCGGCTTGAAATGCAGTTCCGGCCCGAAGATCTCGACGTCCGGCACGAAACTGACCGACGTGCCGCGCCGGTTCGGCGTGGGGCCCAGCGCCTCCAGCGGCCCCTGCGTGATCCCGCGCGCGAAACGCTGCCGATAGACGGTCTTGTTGCGCGCCACCTCGACCACCGTGTCGGACGACAGCGCGTTGACCACCGAAACGCCCACGCCGTGCAGCCCGCCGCTGGTCGCATAGGCCTTGCCGTCGAACTTGCCGCCGGAATGCAGCGTGGACAGGATCACCTCCAGCGCGCTCTTGTCCGGGAACTTGGGATGCGGATCGACCGGGATGCCGCGTCCGTTGTCGACGATGGTCAGCCGGTTGCCGGGTTCGAGGTGCATCTCGATCCGCGTCGCATGGCCCGCGACCGCTTCGTCCATCGCATTGTCGAGCACTTCAGCGGCGAGATGGTGCAAGGCGCGTTCGTCGGTGCCGCCGATATACATGCCCGGACGGCGGCGGACGGGCTCGAGCCCCTCCAGCACTTCGATCGAGGAGGCATCGTAATCGGTGGTGGCGTTGGTCTTGGAAGCGAACAGGTCATCGGCCATAGCTCAGCTATAGGGGCGCGAGGGGGCGGGTGCCAAGCGGGCGAAACGCCATTCGATCCGGGCCGGTGTGGCCATAATGACACATGACGCGGAAATGTCGGAAGCGATGCGGCTTTATCGCGTTCGCATCGTTCCTGCTGCTGCAACGCACCATTTGGAGTATCACGATGCGCAGCCAGTTCTTTCTTTCCCTCGCCGCCGGCACCGCCGCGCTTTCTTTTGCGGCACCCGCCTTTGCCCAGGACGCAGCGCCGGAGCGCGCTCCGTTCGACGGCCTGTATGTCGGCGGTTCGGTCGGGTTCGATGCCCAGCCCAGCGATGCACGCAGCACGTTGCTGTTCGATCGCAACCTCGACGGCACGTTCGGTGACACCGTGACGACATCGACCGGCGCCAACGCCTTCTCGCCGGGTTTTTGCAACGGCGCAGCAACGTCGACTGCCCCGGTCGCATGCCGTAACGACAAGGATAACATCTCTTACGCCGGCCGTATCGGCATCGATAAGCAGTATGGCAACCTCGTTGCCGGCGTTGTCGGTGAATTCGGCAAGTCGAAGATCAACGACAGCACGTCGGGTTTCAGCACGACGCCAGCGAGCTACACTTTCTCGCGCTCGATCAAGTATAACGCCAACCTGCGCGCACGCGTTGGTTATGCAGCCAACACCACGCTGTTCTACGCAACCGCTGGTGGTGCCTATGCGAAGCTGAACCATCGTTTCACGACGTCCAACACCGCCAACGCTTTCGCGTCGCGCGGCGATCGCGACGTGTGGGGCTACACCGGTGGCGGCGGCATCGAGCAGAAGCTCGGTCGTCATTTCTCGATCGGCCTCGAATATCTGTACACGCAGTACAAGGACAACGATTATACCGTCCGTGTGACGCAGGGTACGGCACCGGCGACCAACCCGTTCGTGCTCGCACCGAACACCGGCGGTACGGACATCATTCGCTCGGACGACAAGTTCCGTTCGCACAGCGTGCGCGCGACGGCGGCGTTCCGCTTCTAAGAGATGTGCGAAATGTTCCGGTCGTCAGCGGCCGGGACATTTTCAGGTCGGGTGTTTGCAGCCCGACCGGCGCGGCCCCGGGATCCATGGCTCGGACAGCAATCTAGTCACCCGGACGACCCACGCTGCCATGCATAAGAAAAACCCCGCCGTGGCAGACGCCGCGGCGGGGTTTTCGTTTGTCGGACTGGCGACCGGTCAGCGAACGCGCGCGCCGCCGAAGGGCAGTGGCGGCGGCGGGCGGCGATCGCGGCGCGGCAGCTGCGCCTGATAGGCGTGGCCGCAATGCGCGACGCAATAGGGGAAGCCCGGATTCACCTTGTCGCCGCAGAAGTGGAAGTCCGGCTCGCCGGGATGGCCCAGCGGCCATTTGCAGACCTTGTCGTTCAGATCGAGCAGGCTCGTCTTGTCGGCCATCTCGGCCGAGGGCTTGGCGGGAACGAGGCGGCGCGGCGGGGCCGGGGTGATCGGCGCCTGCTGTTCGCCAGGCGCCTGACGCAGAAACCCGCCCGGGCCGACCGAGCGCATGATCGGTGGCGGCGGCGCGGCGGGCGCGGCGACCGCGGCCGGTGCCTCGTCGATCTCGTCCTCTTCCTCGTCGTCGATTTCGGGCTCGGGGGCGGGCGTCGGCGCGGCGACACGCTCGACCGGCTTCGGCGCGGGCGGGGCGGCTTTCGGCACCGGCGGTGCCTTGGCCTCGACCGGCGCGGCGGGGGCCGCCGCCGCCGTTGCTGCTGCGACTGGCTTTTCGGCCTTGGGCGCGGCGGGCTCGTTCGGCTTCACCGGCGAAGGACGCGATTGCAGGCCGAGGCGATGCGCCTTGCCGATCACGGCGTTGCGGCTGACGCCGCCCAGTTCCTCGGCGATCTGGCTGGCGGTGCTGCCGCCTTCCCACATCTTGCGCAGCGTATCGATACGCTCGTCGGTCCAGCTCATTCTCTCGTCCTCGATTAGCCATGCCGGGTTGCGGGCGGCCCGCCCACGCTTTAGCGCGTGTGCTATGAGCAGCCAGCCCCCTATCGGTCAAATACCTTCGGCGGTGATGAACGCCCCCGGCGTGCCGGTCATCCGGAACGTCAATTGGGGCGGTCTTCGAACGCTCTATATCAAGGAGGTGCGGCGTTTCTTCAAGGTCCACCTGCAAACGGTGTGGGCACCGGCGATCACGACGCTGCTGTTCCTGATCGTCTTCAGCATCGCCACCGGCGCGAAATTGCCGGTGCATATCGGCGGCGCGGAGATTCCGTTCGCCGAATTCATCGCGCCGGGCCTGATCATTTCGCAGGGCATGATGGGACCGGCGTTCGCCAATGCCAGCTTCTCGCTGATGGTCGGCAAGATTCAGGGCACGATCGTTGATTACCTGCAGCCGCCGCTGTCGACGATGGAATTGCTCACCGCCTTGCTGGGTGGCGCGATGACGCGCGCGTTCATCGTCGGCTTCGTCGTGTGGGCGGCGATGATGGTCTATGGCGTGCACCTGATCCCGGCGCATTTCTGGGCGGTTCTGTGGTTTGGGTTCCTCGGCACGATGTTCCTCGCGCTGCTCGGCGTGCTGACCTCGATCTGGGCGGACAAGTTCGATCATGCCGCCGCCGTCACCAATTTCGTGGTCACGCCGCTCGGGCTGCTGTCGGGCACCTTCTACTCGGTCGACAAGCTCGCGCCGTCGTTCCGCGCGTTCAGCCATGCCAACCCGTTTTTCTACATCATCTCGGGCTTCCGGTACGGCTTCCTGGGGGTCGCCGATTCGCCGATCTGGATCGGCAGCCTGCTGATCTTCGCGATCGACGCGGTGCTGGCGATCGGCTGCTACGCGCTGCTGCGCTCGGGCTGGAAGATCAAGAACTGAGGCGGCAAAGCCTGTAGACCTGCTTCCTTTTTCTCCTTCGTGGTCTTCGTGGCTTCGTGTGAAATTCGATTTTTCCACACAAAGCCACAAAGACACGAAAAGGGAGGAAGGGCTTAGAGCAGCGGTGTTGCGCTTCTGCAGGGATATCCGTAAAAATGCCCTTCGGGCGACCGGATGGGTCGCCCTTTTGCTTTTTTGGGAGACCCACCGTGCCGATCACCCCCCTGATGCCCGTGTACCCGCGTTGCGGCGTACGCCCGGTGCGAGGCGAGGGGGTGTATCTGTTCGGCGAACGCGGCGAAAAGTATCTCGACTTCGCCAGCGGCATCGCGGTCAACGCGCTCGGCCATGGCCACCCCAAGCTGGTCGAGGCGATCGCGAAGCAGGCGGCGACCCTGATGCACGTCTCGAACCTCTACGGCAGCCCGCAAGGCGAGAAGTTCGCGCAGCGGCTGGTCGACAACAGCTTCGCCGATACGGTGTTCTTCACCAATTCGGGCGCGGAGGCGGTGGAATGCGCGATCAAGACCGCGCGGCGCTATCATTTCGCCAACGGCAATCCGCAGCGGCACACGCTGATCACCTTCAACAACGCGTTCCATGGCCGCACGATCGGCACGATCAGCGCGACCAACCAGCCGAAGATGCGCGACGGGTTCGAACCGCTCCTGCCGGGCTTCAAATACGCGCCGTTCAACGATCTGGCGGCCGCCTTGGCGCTGGTCGATGACAACACCGCCGGCTTCTTGGTCGAGACGATCCAGGGCGAGGGCGGCGTCACCGCCGGCACGGACGAGTTCATCCAGGGCCTGCGCAAGGCGTGCGACGATCATGGCCTGCTGCTGGTGCTGGACGAGGTGCAATGCGGCTACGGCCGCACCGGCAAGATGTGGGCGTACGAGCATGCCGGCATCACGCCGGACATCATGTCGGTCGCCAAGGGCATCGGCGGCGGCTTCCCGCTGGGCGCGTGCCTCGCCACCGAAGAGGCGGCCAAGGGCATGGCGATCGGCACGCACGGTTCGACCTATGGCGGCAACCCGCTGGCGATGGCGGCGGGCGAGGCGGTGCTGGACGTGATCCTGGAGGAGGGCTTCCTCGACCGCGTCGCGGCGATGGGCGAACGGTTGCGCTCGGCACTCGAACAGATGATGCCGAACCATGATACCGTGTTCGACAGCGTGCGCGGACGCGGCCTGATGACCGGCATCAAGTTGAAGGACGCCGCCGTCGCCCGCGATTTCGTGGCGCATGCGCGCGATCATCACGGTCTGCTGACCGTGGCGGCGGGCGAGAACGTCGTGCGCGTGCTGCCGCCTTTGGTGATCGAGGAAAGCCATATCGCGGAGTTCGTCGAGAAGCTGAGCGAGGCGGCGCGGACGTATGAGCCGGTGGATGCGTAGCGGCCTGACCATTTCCCTCTCCCTTTGGGAGAGGGAAGGGGCCCGCGAGGCGAAGCCGAGTGGGAAGGGTGAGGGCGATATCGCGTGCCTGCTCACCCTCACCCTCACCCTTCCGTCGCTGCGCTCCTCCCTCCCTCTCCCAAAGGGAAAGGGAATTTGACCTACCGCCACTTCCTCGATCTCGCCGACGCCGGGGGCGACGGTATCGCCGCGATGATCGCCGATGCGCTGGATCGCAAGGCGCTGCGCAAGGGCTGGCCCAAGGGCAAGGCCGATACCGACGCGCCACTCGCCGGGCACGTTCTCGGCATGGTGTTCGAGAAGAATTCCACCCGCACGCGCGTGTCCTACGACATGGCGATGCGGCAATTGGGCGGCTCCTCGATCGTGCTCGACGCCGGCACCACGCAGCTCGGGCGCGGCGAGACGATCGCGGATACCGCGCGCGTCCTGTCCGGTTATTGCGACGCGATCATGATCCGCACCGACGATCACGCCAAGATCGTCGAGATGGCCGATTATGCCAGCGTCCCCGTGATCAACGGCCTGACCGACGCCTCGCACCCCAGCCAGATCGTTGCCGACCTGCTGACGATCATCGAAAGCGGCAAGGCGCTGCCCGGCCTGAAGGTCGCGTGGCTGGGGGACGGCAACAACGTGCTCGCGTCGATCATGGAGGCCGGCGGACTGATGCAGTTCGACGTGGTGGCGGCCTGCCCGCAGGGGTTCATGCCGTCGGAAGCGGACGTGGCGCGGGGCGGCGGTCGCGCGCGCGTCGTCGGCACGGCGGCGGAGGCGGTCGAGGGGGCGGACGTCGTCGTCACCGACACCTGGATCTCCATGGGCCAGGCGCACGCCGAGACCAAGCTGGCGGCGATGTGGCCCTATCAGGTCGACGAAGCGCTGATGGCGGCGGCCAAGCCCGACGCGAAGTTTCTCCACTGCCTGCCCGCGCATCGCGGCGAGGAGGTGACCGACGCGGTGATGGACGGGCCGCAATCCTTGATCTGGCAGGAAGCGGAGAACCGGCTGCACGCGCAGAAATCGATCCTGCGCTGGTGCTTCGGGCAGATCGGTTGATCGGAGCTCCGACGCTTCCTATTTCCGTCATGCCAGCGCAGGCTGGCATCTCCCTCCACCTTGCGCACCCGTGCGGCATGAGATCCCAGCCTTCGCTGGGATGACGGAAATTATATGGACGATCCCAAACTCGACGACACCGACCGCGCGCTCGGCTTCACCATTCCCGGCCGCCATGCGCGCGGGCGGGTGGTGCGGCTCGGGCCGACGCTCGACATCATCCTGGCGGCGCATGCCTATCCGCCGCCGATCGAGGCGCTGCTGGCGGAGGCGCTGACGCTCGCCGCGCTGATCGGATCGACGCTGAAGGACGCCGGCGGCCAGCTGACTTTGCAGGCGCAGACCGATGGCGGCATCGTCAAGCTGCTGGTGTGCGATTACAAGGGCGGCGAGCTGCGCGGGTATGTGCAGTTCGATGCCGATCGTCTGGCGGCCGGGCCGGAGGATCCGAGCCTGTTCGCCCTGTTCGGCACCGGCTATCTCGCGATCACCTTCGATCAGGCGGCGACGCGCGAGCGCTATCAGGGCATCGTGCCGCTCGACGGCGATACGCTGGCCGAAGCGGCGCAGAGCTATTTCATGCAGTCCGAGCAGATCCCGACGCTGATCAAGCTCGGCATCCGGCGCCAGCCCGATGGCCGCCACATCGCCGGCGGGCTGTTCCTCCAGCATCTGCCGGAGGGCGAGGACGGGCGTGAGCGGCTGCACGTGCGGCTCGACCATCCCGAATGGGAGCATGTCGCGATCCTCGGCGGCACGATGGGCGCGGACGAACTCGCCGATCCCGTACTGCCGCTCGAAACGCTCGTCTGGCGCCTGTTCAACGAGGAGGACGAGGTGCGCCTGCTGGCGCAGGTGTCGATGTCGCGCGGCTGCCGCTGTTCGCCCGATTATATCGCGCAGGTGCTGGGCCAGTTCCCGCCCGAGGAACAGCGCGAGATGGCCGACGAGAACGGCATGATCGTGGTCGACTGCCAATTCTGCGCGAGCAAGTTTCCCGTCCCGATTGCGGACGTCGTTTCGTAAGCGTTATTGTCAGCCGGGCGGCGGCTCCCCAGATAAGCGGGGGAAGCTGGGACGGGCATGATGCGGGTACGGGCGATATTGACAGGGCTGGGATGTGCTGTCGCGGTGGCCGCACCGGCGCAGGGGCCGTCGCTCGTCGCGCTGAATGGAATCCAGCCGGGCCGGTGGCAGTTGCGCGACATGGACGGCGGCGAAAGGACGTCCTTGTGCGTGGCCGATCCCCGCATGCTGATCCAGTTGCGTCATCCCGGCGCGCAATGTTCGCGGTTCGTGGTCGAGGATCTGCCGAAATCGGCGACGGTGCATTATACCTGCCCCGGCGCGGGCCATGGCCGCACGGTCATTTCGGTCGAAAGCGGGCATCTGATCAGGCTGCGCACGCAGGGCATCGCCGATGGCGCACCGTTCGACGTGAATTACGAAGGCCGTCGCACCGGTGCCTGCCGCTGAGCGATCCCGTTAACGCGTTGTTTATGCGTGGCGTTCTATAGCGATCAGGTGCCGTCATGGGCATGGAATTCTCCCTGAATTCGGCTTGGACAAGCCAATCCCTGGGTCGCCTTATGGGCGGCCCATTTTTTTTGGCGCGCACTGATCGCTGGTTCCCCCGGGGTTGCGAAGCGCGCGGCATCGGCCTAGCGCGCGTCACATCATGACATCTCCTGCACCCTTAGCGGTCGTCCTCGTGTCGGGCGGCCTGGATTCGATGGTTTCCGCCGCGCGCGCGAAGGAGGACGGGTTTCGCCTGCTCGCGCTGTCGATCGACTACAACCAGCGCCATCAGGTCGAACTCGCCGCCGCGCGCCGCATCGCCGCCAAGCTGGACGCGGACCGCCACATCGTCCTGCCGCTAGATCTGTCGGCATTCGGCGGCTCCGCGCTGACGGCGGACATCGACGTGCCGAAGGACGGGGTCGGGCCGGGCATTCCCGTGACGTACGTCCCGGCGCGCAACACGATCTTCCTCAGCCTGGCGCTCGGCTGGGCAGAGGCGATGGGTGCGCGCGATCTGTATATCGGCGTCAACGCGCTGGATTATTCCGGCTATCCCGATTGCCGCCCCGAATTCATCGCCGAGTTCGAGAAGCTGGCCGAGGTCGCGACCAAGGCCGGCGTCGAAGGACAACCGTTCAAGATCCACGCGCCGCTGCAGGACATGACCAAGGCCGACATCGTGCGCGAGGCGGCTCGGCTGGGGCTCGACGCCGGGATGAGTTGGTCGTGCTACGATCCGGCACCGGGATCGCTGCATTGCGGCCAGTGCGACAGCTGCCGCTTGCGCGCCAAGGGGTTCGAGGACGCCGGCCTGCCCGATCCCACGCGCTACGCCGCACTGTAACATGAGCTACGCGGTCAAGGAGATGTTCCTCACGCTGCAGGGCGAGGGGGTTCATGCCGGCCGCCGCGCGGTGTTCGTGCGGTTCGCCGGCTGCAATCTGTGGTCGGGCCGCGAGCAGGACCGGGCGAGCGCGGTGTGCCGGTTCTGCGACACCGATTTCGTCGGCACCGATGGGCTGGGGGGCGGCAAGTTCGCCGATGCGCCGGCGCTGGCCGGGGCGGCGGCGGATTTCTGGGGCGCGGGCATTGACAGCCGCTTCGTCGTGCTGACCGGGGGCGAGCCGATGCTGCAGGTGGACGACGCGATCGTCGATGCGCTGCATGCGCGCGGTTTCGAGATCGCGATCGAGAGCAACGGCACGCTGCCGGTCCATCCCGGTATCGACTGGGTGTGCATCAGCCCCAAGGCGGGCAGCGAGGTGGTGCAGCGTGCGGGCGACGAACTGAAGCTTGTCTGGCCGCAGCCGGGCAGCGACGTGCCGGCGATGGAAGGCTGGGACTTCACCCATTTCCTGCTCCAGCCGATGGACGATCCGCACGCGGCGGACAATCACGCGGCGGCGATCGATCTGGTCATGCAGCGACCGAAATGGCGGCTGACGATCCAGACGCACAAATTGCTGGGGCTGCGGTAAATCGTTCAGCGCAGGCTTGAAGCGCGATGATTTAAAA is a window of Sphingomonas sp. Leaf357 DNA encoding:
- a CDS encoding GNAT family N-acetyltransferase, which encodes MAGEPILESARLRLRPQRIGDAEALFEAYGDAELMHYWSSGPHADVVDTRDYLAARLDKSDWRGWAITLTDDDRAIGTVAAGERRSGVTEIGYMLVRSAWGHGYAREAVSRVIDLLVREEGHRKIFADTDPDNAASNALLASLGFHREGLLRAEWETHIGVRDTVAWGLLADEWTSR
- a CDS encoding serine hydrolase is translated as MRHALASFALLIALPATAQTVPAAAPAIQPAPELQRRIEDLIPLFNGGGDYTAAFSPTFIGAVPKTAFDGFAKQLTATGGKAIRIESVAPVNPWSAAIVIAYERGRASAQIAVDPQTHQIIGLRITGMSSSEASLAAVDAGLAKLPGRTGFALAKLGAGAPEMLSQRGADTVFAIGSEFKLVILAELVRGIAAGMRHWDDTVTLDGRPLPGGGYTQAPVGTKVSLYELAERMISVSDNSATDILLRALGRDKVEAMLPVVGIRNPRGMQPFLGPLELFKLKGSPLGARWAALDIAGRRALLDGEVAAMPNAAIDKSLFVDGKPVRIDELEWFASPADIIRTLDWLRRHSETGPATRARAILAKNSGVGAGPAGKWQYLGYKGGSEPGVIAMSFLAQAKDGRWYAMSASWNDTEAAVDDARFAGLMTRAVELAAGY
- the parE gene encoding DNA topoisomerase IV subunit B encodes the protein MADDLFASKTNATTDYDASSIEVLEGLEPVRRRPGMYIGGTDERALHHLAAEVLDNAMDEAVAGHATRIEMHLEPGNRLTIVDNGRGIPVDPHPKFPDKSALEVILSTLHSGGKFDGKAYATSGGLHGVGVSVVNALSSDTVVEVARNKTVYRQRFARGITQGPLEALGPTPNRRGTSVSFVPDVEIFGPELHFKPARLYKLARSKAYLFAGVEIRWKCSPDLISDDTPAEAVFQFPGGLADHLKDQIAGRECATADFFAGSQDFPGENQGRAEWAVAWPLWSDGSYSWYCNTIPTPDGGTHEAGLRAALVRGLRGFGDLVGNKKAKDITADDVMVGSELMLSVFIREPQFQSQTKDRLTSPEAAALVEKAMRDHFDHWLSRNMDRGKALLGYILERMDERLRRKQEREVKRKTATSARKLRLPGKLTDCSSDDPKGTELFIVEGDSAGGSAKQARDRKTQAILPIRGKILNVASATLQKIAANSEIADLIQALGCGTRKDCVAENLRYERIVIMTDADVDGAHIATLLMTFFFQEMPELVRRGHLYLAQPPLYRLTAGTKSLYAMDDTDRTKIENGAFKGKKVDVARFKGLGEMNPMQLRETTMDPKTRSMLRITLPQEYEERAGVKDLVDRLMGNNPAHRFAFIQENAARIDEEAIDA
- a CDS encoding outer membrane protein gives rise to the protein MRSQFFLSLAAGTAALSFAAPAFAQDAAPERAPFDGLYVGGSVGFDAQPSDARSTLLFDRNLDGTFGDTVTTSTGANAFSPGFCNGAATSTAPVACRNDKDNISYAGRIGIDKQYGNLVAGVVGEFGKSKINDSTSGFSTTPASYTFSRSIKYNANLRARVGYAANTTLFYATAGGAYAKLNHRFTTSNTANAFASRGDRDVWGYTGGGGIEQKLGRHFSIGLEYLYTQYKDNDYTVRVTQGTAPATNPFVLAPNTGGTDIIRSDDKFRSHSVRATAAFRF
- a CDS encoding GcrA family cell cycle regulator, translating into MSWTDERIDTLRKMWEGGSTASQIAEELGGVSRNAVIGKAHRLGLQSRPSPVKPNEPAAPKAEKPVAAATAAAAPAAPVEAKAPPVPKAAPPAPKPVERVAAPTPAPEPEIDDEEEDEIDEAPAAVAAPAAPPPPIMRSVGPGGFLRQAPGEQQAPITPAPPRRLVPAKPSAEMADKTSLLDLNDKVCKWPLGHPGEPDFHFCGDKVNPGFPYCVAHCGHAYQAQLPRRDRRPPPPLPFGGARVR
- a CDS encoding ABC transporter permease, translated to MSSQPPIGQIPSAVMNAPGVPVIRNVNWGGLRTLYIKEVRRFFKVHLQTVWAPAITTLLFLIVFSIATGAKLPVHIGGAEIPFAEFIAPGLIISQGMMGPAFANASFSLMVGKIQGTIVDYLQPPLSTMELLTALLGGAMTRAFIVGFVVWAAMMVYGVHLIPAHFWAVLWFGFLGTMFLALLGVLTSIWADKFDHAAAVTNFVVTPLGLLSGTFYSVDKLAPSFRAFSHANPFFYIISGFRYGFLGVADSPIWIGSLLIFAIDAVLAIGCYALLRSGWKIKN
- a CDS encoding aspartate aminotransferase family protein, with the protein product MPVYPRCGVRPVRGEGVYLFGERGEKYLDFASGIAVNALGHGHPKLVEAIAKQAATLMHVSNLYGSPQGEKFAQRLVDNSFADTVFFTNSGAEAVECAIKTARRYHFANGNPQRHTLITFNNAFHGRTIGTISATNQPKMRDGFEPLLPGFKYAPFNDLAAALALVDDNTAGFLVETIQGEGGVTAGTDEFIQGLRKACDDHGLLLVLDEVQCGYGRTGKMWAYEHAGITPDIMSVAKGIGGGFPLGACLATEEAAKGMAIGTHGSTYGGNPLAMAAGEAVLDVILEEGFLDRVAAMGERLRSALEQMMPNHDTVFDSVRGRGLMTGIKLKDAAVARDFVAHARDHHGLLTVAAGENVVRVLPPLVIEESHIAEFVEKLSEAARTYEPVDA
- the argF gene encoding ornithine carbamoyltransferase, with amino-acid sequence MTYRHFLDLADAGGDGIAAMIADALDRKALRKGWPKGKADTDAPLAGHVLGMVFEKNSTRTRVSYDMAMRQLGGSSIVLDAGTTQLGRGETIADTARVLSGYCDAIMIRTDDHAKIVEMADYASVPVINGLTDASHPSQIVADLLTIIESGKALPGLKVAWLGDGNNVLASIMEAGGLMQFDVVAACPQGFMPSEADVARGGGRARVVGTAAEAVEGADVVVTDTWISMGQAHAETKLAAMWPYQVDEALMAAAKPDAKFLHCLPAHRGEEVTDAVMDGPQSLIWQEAENRLHAQKSILRWCFGQIG